Within the Erigeron canadensis isolate Cc75 chromosome 6, C_canadensis_v1, whole genome shotgun sequence genome, the region tttattttttgtaggGGTGGGGAAGGCTACATAGGGAGGGGGCACACGAGAGGAAGAGGCATcatgtattaaatttgatttttcaaGCTGATAACTACacattaataacaaaatttaataaaacttgCATATATACCCATGAACTTTGTAGGATTATTCatctaaattataaaattaagaCTTGATCTAAATTGAAATGAATGCTATATATAGGCACTTCCCTAGATGGTATTATCAGGCACTCGCATTTCTATTACAATGGCGTCAGATTCTACTAATCAATTCAGTAAGAAAATGTATATACCTTTGCCGTTAAATTTGAGACTGCCAAGTTCCATTTTTGTCTAGTTTTTGTTCCTGCAACCTGCCCAGCCTTTgtcactttaccaaaagctccATTCAGCCAAGCTGCTCCAGCGGTAACATACCTAATCACAACCAAGACAAACAATACGAAAGGTACATTAATAATTCATATATGGTTAATAATCACATAGTTTAAGATTAATAATCAGCATTAACTATAATGGTGTCAATAGTCAAACACCCAGAGATCAACATCACCAACTATTAGTAATGATAACCATCAGCAAGTAGTAAATTTAAGCTATAActtattgaaaaagaaaatattgaaattttatggAACATTTAGATAGGAACATGAAAGGAGTAAATGAGAAAGTATACGAACATGAAGAAAACCAAACCTGCTTGATTTGACGGCTGATCCTGTGTCATTTAGTTTCCTCTCAGCAGCCAATATTGCAGCCATTGTTTTGTCCGACACTTGAAGTTTTTGATCAACAGACTTAACTTTCTCATTTACCACAGAGACTCCAACATTAAATTTCTCTGTAAGCCTAACTCTCTTGTCCAGAGAATTCACCCTGGCAGATGCATTGGCTCTCAGTTGATGCTTTTCATCAAATGCTTTAGCTTTATTTACAGCATCTTGCCTAAATGCTGAACCTTTTGCAAGAACACTTTTAGCAACGTCTTGAGCTTTACTTATGTATACTCTTCCACGAGGAGAAGTAGTGTTGGCCTGTTTAACGGGTAGAGAGTTTAATACCACTTATCAActctatataattttatttaacttataaTTGAGAGAACGAGTAGGTATCATTCATTTGTGGCaacttgttcaaaaaaaattagcATTTGTTATTACAAAGTAAGAATGGTCGCCAGTTGTATTCATGGatgcatgcatgcatgcatATATTATGATAGCATAACCTATTCACCGtggaatataaattattttaaatgtagaaagaaaactaaatcATAAACGCATTCTAAATTAATAGTTGACTGGAGTCGTATGTAAGCTAATACCTCGGCATGTGAGGAAGGGCTTTCTGAAGCCATTCTCATCGCATTATCTACTTCACAAACTTCCTGAAAAAAGTGATATTGCAAAATAAGTTCCAAACCCAAAGAAAAGCAAGTAGATTCATAAGCCCAGTAATAATTATACCTGACACTCGGGCTTTGGCACATAATTTTCCACAGAAGTAATGCTAACAATCTGATCCACAATAGTTGCTCCctataacatatacataaagtATAAGACTTTCAAATTTCATGAGATAGAATGTCATACCATCTGCTTTACAATGACAATGGACTAGTATAACACTCCGATGTTCAAATTAAGTACTCCTAATTAACCTCTGCTCTATACGCTCTTACAAATATTCCAAAAAATATTGTAGCATAGCCAATCCAGTATGTTATTTCCAATTTTTTATCATTCTTAGAGACTAAATTGTCATGATACATATGTTCAGTCACCATACGGGGGAAAGTTGTAGGtctaatatttataatactAATTGTATTGGAGTTGCTAATAAAGTAAAACCTTTTGCATAATAAAGTCAATATATGTTAGTAGCCTTCTTATATTAAACTAGCAATTATGGCCCCTTTGCTTTTGGATGATGAAGATAACCCATACCTTTATACATGTTGCAAAACTAggaaagcaaaacaaccatAAATACACCAAACAAAACAATAGTAAcaatataaaatcataaatttgtTAGTTGTGATGAAGTTAGATTATTACAATTGGAGCATTCTTAAGTTGGACAACTGctgatattatatatttagtcaAAAATCCTAGACTCAAAAACCAGAGAGATATACATGTCCATTTTGCACTCTACACTGATACAAAGACAAACAGAGCTGTACATCTGACCGGCAAACACACAAGTTAGGACAATATAAATTCTAGAAAACTAAGAAGTGGACACGGTAAAAGAATACAGactgaaattaaaataaaaccgAACAGCCCTTGGGTAATGGAAATCCAACTGCCTAAAGTTAGATAAACATTAAAAGCATGGACATGAAGTGCTCAAACTAATCAAAAGCCAACTAGTTAGTGGTTATGTGGacccaagatttatataaacaataacaatTACGTAATTACTGATCATCTTGTAGTTTTATCCGGCATAAAGACAAATGCAACGTTAATCGGCAAAAAAACATTgccaataaaatattttaaattattgaCTCTAGTTTAATAGTTTTGGAATTTTGCTGATGTAATACAAGGATATGATCTCAAAGTGATAGAGTCTCCGGATGACAAAGTGGAATGAATACGCAGCTACTTTTTTTGTGGTCATACTTTGTTGACTAAAGTAGTTGCAAAATTGACATGTTGAAAATTCTAATTTTGAAAGAAACCGCAATAAAacttttcatattctttttttaaaatattaacatGTATAACCAACCATATAATTCCAATACATAAGTCATCAAAACATCTCAATATCTAAAGGTATAAAACAATAATCTTAATCCAAATTTTACCCCGTGACCAAACAAAAAGTCCAAGTATCATCGAAGCAGATTCTTGCAACACTGCTAACAGATTTACCCCTGACAATATTAGAATTGACATCACAGCTTCTCATGTAACCTAAAACCGAAATGGCGTTTTACGTCTTTACTAACATCAGAATCTTCTAAGGTTATAAAGCTTAAAGCCGGATTCTAAAGGAAATACTACCGAGTAGATAAACATAATTGAATTAttctttttatggaataaaataTACTCCCTTAGTCCCTTCTATCCTGCATTAGCTGTCCAACTTTTACTTTCACaaacaacaaagaaaaaaaaaatctattttattGTCAAATTGTTATTAATACAAAACAACTATTGTTAGAAAAAACCTTCAATACTTACAGCTAATactttaaacaaacaaaacaatttcaaaaacccaaaaaatcagTAATAATATTTacttaaacattaaattaatcaaattttaGCTAGTAGTACAACAGGaagtattgaaaaaaaaatatatccagATATTTAACAGCTTGGTTTATCAatattataacaataatatcTACTTCAAACtatagattaaaaataaaaaaataaaatgagagAAATAATTACCGATAGCAATAATGCAATTTCAAGAGCTCTGGGATCTTTAAAAGTAACAAACgcagttttattttgttgtgaATCACTGTATCCACAAAAAAACAACCATCAGAATCAGTATATAacatgtatctatatctatatatataacttgaaaTAAAATTGAAGTAACGAACCGGCAGATCTGAACGCTTTCAATTTCACCGGAAAAGGAGAAAAACTCGTGGATTTCTCTCTCGGTAGCTAGATCTGATAGATGACCTACCTGTACTGTTCTTGTCTGTCAATCAATCCACAAATCAAttcaacatatacatatatatgaatcagTGTGTGTAAAAACTGAAAACAAGTTCAAACTTACCTGCATTATACTTTACTTTGTGTGCCCAAAAAAGTGTATGTAATTCCAGGTGTTGAGAGAGAGAAATTAACAGATAAGCAGCTTGTGAATATATGCTGATGATAAATGGAAATATTTtttgggtttatatatatattccagccagtttgttaaaataaataggaGTATAGGGTTACTTTGATAACCAAGCATTCAAGGCACAAAGATTCTTTGCTGATGTGTTGCTTTCTTTGCTTCCATTTTGTATTTCTGGTCCCTTTTCTTTTCCTTACCTTACGGTATACTCCTTAAGTTTAAATCAGTTTTAATCGCTtaagtataataaaaataatgaacatgTGGTGTtgattggatttttttttcttttatttagattgattgattgattattgagaaaaataagtttttgatttaataatatGTTAAGATATTGACGTGgcttattaaaattttattttcctataaatatttaaacataaaacctcTTGCTATTGCTTAAATCATGGCTTAACATAT harbors:
- the LOC122603425 gene encoding binding partner of ACD11 1 — its product is MQTRTVQVGHLSDLATEREIHEFFSFSGEIESVQICRDSQQNKTAFVTFKDPRALEIALLLSGATIVDQIVSITSVENYVPKPECQEVCEVDNAMRMASESPSSHAEANTTSPRGRVYISKAQDVAKSVLAKGSAFRQDAVNKAKAFDEKHQLRANASARVNSLDKRVRLTEKFNVGVSVVNEKVKSVDQKLQVSDKTMAAILAAERKLNDTGSAVKSSRYVTAGAAWLNGAFGKVTKAGQVAGTKTRQKWNLAVSNLTAKDSPIAA